In the Ignavibacteriales bacterium genome, one interval contains:
- a CDS encoding glycosyltransferase: MASARRQALLDVSVIIVNYNVRDFLHQSLGSIQKALKGFRSEIFVVDNASDDGSAEMVRRRFPHIRLIANSVNLGFAKANNVALKKARGKFLLLINPDTIVQEDTIRVMVEFLQSHPEAGLAGCKILNPDGSFQPACRRGFPTPWVAFTKIFGLSKLFPKTKLFGKYNLTYLQTEETYPVDAVSGSFMMVRKETYEHVGGLDESYFMYGEDLDWCYRIRQTGWRIYYVHSTQIIHYKGESTRRSSLDEIHTFYKAMHLFVEKHFQSSRLFKIVLRVSIGVVSFAAFITSALKPLKIAVFDFIAMTVSLLIAEYIWRGELFRYPAYAYSIVFTIPAIIVIGCLYVAGVYTQRRMSISRSLGAIFLAYVFISALTAFFKNYAFSRMIVAISGILSMALIPGWRFVFRLVRKTSAHGRGTLFGKRTLIVGTDKDAVGLQQKLRARIGEGYEIVGFVGTTHEQIGKILNGVPVVGSIDNVGKIVKEQKINDVIFSPTALSYAQILSVISRSREQVVNFHLVPTTMEVIVGKASVDSLDDLPLVQIAYNIDKPSHLFTKRMFDIVLSGLFLISVYPIFRLSSTMKQKKQNGFLAGLPRVFNGTMSLVGTPMNESRKPKETEDLLFLGKPGLSGLVQLQQDRTLSDDERTQYDLYYARNQSVLLDLEILIKTWLQYRAMRKNTQGI, encoded by the coding sequence ATGGCTAGCGCGCGTAGACAAGCATTGCTCGATGTTTCAGTCATCATTGTCAACTACAACGTTCGCGATTTTCTGCATCAATCGCTCGGTTCCATTCAGAAAGCATTGAAGGGATTTCGATCAGAGATTTTCGTCGTCGATAATGCTTCCGATGATGGCAGTGCAGAGATGGTGCGGCGGCGATTTCCGCACATTCGACTTATTGCCAATAGTGTCAATCTTGGATTTGCCAAAGCAAACAATGTTGCACTCAAGAAGGCACGTGGCAAATTCCTGCTCCTCATTAATCCTGATACAATTGTGCAGGAAGACACTATCCGTGTGATGGTTGAGTTTCTCCAGAGTCATCCGGAAGCCGGACTTGCCGGATGCAAGATTTTAAATCCTGACGGCAGTTTTCAACCGGCGTGCCGCCGCGGGTTTCCGACGCCGTGGGTTGCATTCACAAAAATATTCGGACTCAGCAAGCTCTTTCCGAAGACCAAGTTATTTGGGAAATATAATCTTACCTATTTACAAACGGAAGAAACTTATCCGGTTGATGCTGTCAGCGGCTCGTTTATGATGGTGCGAAAAGAAACATACGAGCACGTTGGAGGTTTGGATGAGAGTTATTTCATGTATGGCGAGGATCTTGATTGGTGCTACCGCATTCGTCAAACCGGCTGGCGAATATACTATGTCCACTCCACACAGATTATTCATTACAAAGGCGAGAGCACGCGGCGAAGCAGCTTAGATGAGATCCATACATTTTATAAAGCAATGCATCTTTTCGTCGAAAAACATTTCCAATCTTCAAGACTCTTTAAAATTGTTTTGCGTGTCTCCATCGGCGTAGTTTCATTCGCTGCATTCATCACGTCAGCATTGAAGCCCTTGAAAATCGCTGTTTTCGATTTTATCGCAATGACCGTAAGTCTTCTTATAGCAGAATACATATGGAGAGGAGAACTCTTCAGATATCCGGCGTACGCCTATTCAATCGTCTTTACTATTCCAGCGATCATTGTGATCGGTTGTTTGTACGTGGCGGGAGTATATACACAGCGGCGCATGTCCATCTCTCGATCCCTCGGCGCTATTTTTCTCGCTTATGTTTTCATCTCAGCACTGACAGCTTTTTTTAAGAACTATGCCTTCAGCAGAATGATTGTCGCTATTTCCGGGATTCTCTCAATGGCTCTTATTCCGGGATGGCGATTTGTATTTCGACTCGTCAGAAAAACGTCTGCACATGGCAGAGGAACGCTGTTTGGCAAACGAACGCTCATCGTGGGCACGGATAAAGACGCTGTTGGATTGCAACAAAAATTGCGGGCAAGAATTGGTGAGGGATACGAAATTGTAGGATTTGTCGGAACCACACACGAGCAAATCGGTAAGATATTGAATGGCGTCCCGGTCGTTGGCAGTATCGACAACGTTGGAAAGATAGTGAAAGAGCAGAAAATCAACGACGTGATATTTTCACCGACGGCACTCAGTTATGCACAAATTCTTTCGGTGATCAGCAGGAGCCGTGAACAGGTCGTGAACTTTCATCTTGTTCCAACGACCATGGAAGTCATTGTTGGGAAGGCAAGTGTGGATAGTCTCGACGATTTGCCATTGGTGCAAATTGCATATAATATCGACAAGCCGTCCCATCTGTTTACAAAACGAATGTTCGATATCGTACTTTCCGGATTGTTCTTGATATCTGTTTATCCTATTTTTCGATTATCATCAACGATGAAGCAAAAGAAACAAAACGGATTTCTTGCGGGATTGCCGCGTGTGTTCAATGGAACCATGAGTCTTGTTGGTACACCCATGAATGAATCGCGAAAACCAAAGGAGACTGAAGATTTGCTCTTTCTTGGCAAGCCGGGCCTCAGCGGTTTGGTGCAACTGCAGCAAGACCGAACATTATCAGACGACGAACGTACTCAATACGATCTTTATTATGCGCGGAACCAGAGCGTTCTGCTTGATCTTGAAATTCTTATCAAGACATGGCTGCAATATCGTGCGATGCGAAAAAATACGCAAGGAATATAA
- a CDS encoding polyprenol monophosphomannose synthase, translating to MKHSLIIIPTYNEADNVSKIIPEVLAQDEGFNVLIVDDNSPDGTAKLVKEMQRTNVRIHLIERASKLGLGTAYVAGFKYALAHEFDFVFEMDADFSHDPAMLIKLLAKAEDCDLVIGSRYIHGVNVVNWPLRRLILSYSANLYTRIITGLPVKDATAGFKCYRRAVLESFDLDSIKSNGYSFQIETNYLAWKHGFRVCEVPIVFTDRREGVSKMSKHIVYEAAWMVWKLKFRTLFSKENR from the coding sequence ATGAAACATTCTCTTATTATCATCCCAACCTATAATGAAGCGGACAATGTATCCAAGATCATCCCTGAGGTGCTCGCACAGGATGAAGGATTCAACGTGCTGATTGTTGATGATAACTCGCCGGATGGGACAGCGAAGTTAGTAAAAGAAATGCAGAGGACGAATGTGCGTATTCATCTCATTGAACGCGCAAGCAAACTAGGATTGGGTACTGCATACGTGGCGGGATTCAAATATGCACTAGCGCATGAATTCGATTTTGTGTTTGAAATGGATGCCGATTTCTCACATGATCCCGCGATGTTAATAAAACTTCTCGCAAAAGCCGAGGACTGTGATCTGGTCATAGGGTCGCGGTATATCCATGGCGTGAACGTCGTGAATTGGCCGTTGCGGCGATTGATTCTCAGTTATTCTGCAAATCTTTACACGCGGATTATCACCGGCCTGCCCGTGAAAGATGCAACAGCGGGATTCAAATGTTACCGCCGTGCTGTGCTGGAAAGTTTCGACCTTGACTCCATCAAATCGAACGGGTACAGCTTCCAAATTGAAACGAATTATCTCGCATGGAAACATGGTTTCCGCGTGTGCGAGGTGCCTATCGTCTTTACCGACAGGCGCGAAGGTGTCTCAAAAATGTCGAAACATATTGTCTATGAAGCGGCATGGATGGTGTGGAAGTTGAAGTTCAGAACTTTGTTTTCAAAAGAGAACCGCTAA
- a CDS encoding DegT/DnrJ/EryC1/StrS family aminotransferase yields the protein MKPIHMVDVVGQYKKIKKEIDEAAIKVIESGQYILGKEVLEFENEIAQYLHVNHGIGCASGTDALMVSMMALGIGQGDEVITTPFTFAATIETIMLLGAKPIYVDIDPKTFNLDPSKIGAVVTKKTKAIIPVHLYGQTVDMDPLVTIARQYNIPMIEDMCQAIGADYKGKKVGGIGAMGCLSFFPSKNLGAFGDAGMVVTNDAVLAEKLRMIVVHGSRVRYKHEIIGVNSRLDALQAAMLRVKLRYLDQWIDSRRKAALVYNRLFVGSDVEIPFEAPYGRHVFHQYTIRIKNRDRVAQSLSEKKIPYGIYYPISLHMQEAYKAAGKPKGAFPITENATDEVLSLPMHTELDEDQQKFIVQSILESMKK from the coding sequence ATGAAACCAATTCATATGGTTGATGTTGTCGGTCAGTACAAGAAGATAAAGAAAGAAATAGACGAAGCTGCAATCAAAGTGATTGAATCGGGACAATATATTCTCGGTAAAGAAGTATTGGAGTTTGAAAATGAAATTGCGCAGTACCTGCATGTGAATCATGGAATTGGATGTGCTTCCGGCACCGATGCACTCATGGTATCGATGATGGCACTGGGAATTGGGCAGGGGGATGAAGTGATCACGACGCCATTCACATTCGCTGCTACTATTGAAACAATTATGTTACTTGGTGCCAAGCCGATTTATGTCGATATAGATCCGAAGACTTTTAATCTTGATCCATCAAAGATAGGGGCAGTGGTCACAAAAAAGACGAAAGCGATTATTCCGGTGCATTTGTACGGGCAAACCGTGGATATGGATCCGCTGGTAACAATTGCACGTCAATACAATATTCCCATGATAGAAGATATGTGTCAGGCAATTGGCGCTGACTATAAGGGTAAAAAAGTTGGCGGCATTGGCGCGATGGGCTGCCTCAGTTTCTTCCCTAGCAAAAATCTCGGTGCGTTTGGTGATGCCGGTATGGTCGTAACAAATGATGCGGTTTTAGCAGAGAAGCTGCGGATGATTGTTGTACACGGATCGCGCGTACGCTATAAACATGAAATTATTGGTGTGAACAGCAGATTGGATGCATTGCAAGCCGCGATGCTGCGTGTGAAACTTCGCTATTTAGATCAGTGGATTGACTCACGACGTAAGGCGGCTCTCGTCTACAATCGATTGTTTGTTGGGTCCGATGTCGAGATCCCGTTTGAAGCGCCATACGGCAGGCATGTCTTCCATCAATACACAATTCGAATTAAAAATCGAGATCGTGTTGCACAATCTCTGAGTGAGAAAAAAATTCCGTATGGTATTTACTATCCAATATCTTTGCATATGCAGGAAGCGTATAAAGCGGCAGGGAAACCCAAAGGCGCATTTCCGATAACCGAGAATGCGACGGACGAAGTTCTTTCGTTACCGATGCATACAGAACTTGACGAAGATCAGCAGAAATTTATCGTTCAATCAATTTTAGAATCAATGAAGAAATAA
- a CDS encoding sugar transferase, with amino-acid sequence MNSRREQITTLLIDVLTINLAYFAYYYFRVRSGWIPYSIEPDFLLPMAFVCVYWLIWFSIFGLYHSWYEQSRIDEILTIVRVTIIGTLILFSLIFLDDKSSDTIVHYRLVIFGYWFVLMVLVVIGRITRRFVQRRLLLAGVGLRNTIIVGWSDKAFELCDMVLKYPALGYKVIGFVKVGAKSAPDLRTKGNTYKGISIVGTMKELSVLIKKHVISEVLIGLDPSERKQLSDILRQCDSVDVGMKIMPDLYDIVSGQARISSLYGLPLMEVRPQLMKPWEETAKRALDILFSFTVLLAGLPLWILIACFIKLDSRGPVLYRQVRVGKNSTHFKILKFRSMRLDAEKKSGPIWAGKNDPRVTTAGRILRKTHLDEVPQFFNVFTGDMSLVGPRPERPFFVDKLTKEIPLYNHRHRVRPGITGWAQVKHKYDENMEDVRAKIKYDLFYIENISWRLDLKILFNTIYVMITGKGHA; translated from the coding sequence ATGAACTCCCGGCGTGAACAAATCACTACGTTGTTAATTGATGTTCTCACCATCAATCTTGCATATTTCGCATATTATTATTTTCGTGTGCGAAGCGGATGGATTCCTTACAGCATTGAACCGGATTTTCTATTGCCCATGGCGTTCGTTTGTGTGTACTGGCTTATCTGGTTTAGTATCTTTGGCCTTTATCATTCATGGTATGAGCAATCCCGCATCGATGAGATTCTCACGATAGTCAGAGTAACTATTATTGGTACACTGATATTGTTCTCTTTAATTTTTCTTGATGATAAATCCAGTGATACTATTGTACATTACCGGCTTGTGATTTTTGGATATTGGTTTGTTCTGATGGTCTTAGTTGTCATCGGTAGAATAACGAGACGATTTGTTCAACGGAGATTACTCTTAGCCGGAGTCGGACTGCGCAACACAATTATTGTCGGATGGTCAGATAAAGCTTTTGAGTTGTGTGATATGGTGCTGAAATATCCGGCTTTGGGATATAAAGTAATTGGATTTGTGAAAGTAGGAGCAAAGAGTGCACCTGATCTTCGCACGAAAGGGAACACTTACAAAGGCATCTCAATTGTGGGAACGATGAAGGAATTATCTGTGCTTATCAAGAAGCACGTAATCAGTGAAGTACTGATTGGGCTTGATCCCTCCGAACGAAAACAACTGAGCGATATATTGCGTCAATGTGATTCTGTTGACGTAGGCATGAAAATAATGCCGGATTTATACGATATTGTCAGCGGGCAGGCACGCATCAGTTCTCTCTATGGTTTGCCGCTTATGGAAGTGCGACCACAGTTGATGAAGCCGTGGGAAGAAACAGCAAAACGCGCACTCGATATTCTTTTTTCTTTTACAGTACTGCTTGCCGGACTTCCACTCTGGATTCTTATCGCGTGTTTCATAAAACTTGATTCTCGAGGTCCTGTACTCTATCGCCAGGTGCGTGTTGGAAAGAATAGTACTCATTTTAAGATATTGAAGTTTCGCTCGATGCGCTTGGATGCAGAAAAAAAGTCTGGACCAATCTGGGCTGGAAAGAACGATCCGCGCGTGACGACTGCCGGACGCATTCTTCGGAAAACGCATCTTGATGAAGTTCCCCAGTTTTTCAATGTATTTACGGGAGATATGAGTTTAGTAGGGCCACGGCCTGAGCGTCCATTTTTCGTGGATAAATTAACGAAAGAAATTCCGCTCTACAACCACCGTCATCGTGTGCGGCCTGGCATTACAGGTTGGGCGCAAGTGAAACATAAATATGACGAAAATATGGAGGATGTGCGCGCAAAGATTAAATACGATTTATTCTATATTGAAAATATTTCTTGGCGCTTGGATTTGAAAATTCTTTTTAACACTATTTATGTGATGATTACAGGAAAAGGGCACGCTTAA
- the wecB gene encoding UDP-N-acetylglucosamine 2-epimerase (non-hydrolyzing), translating to MKTLLIVAGTRPEIIKTIPVVIEARKRKDIKVVYCLTGQHKTMAMEALSIFGVQPDDDLQIMRPNQTLNMICESVFAKLPPVIEKVKPDIVMVQGDTTTAAMTAICAFNMKVQVAHIEAGLRTFNMDAPYPEECNRRLISVVSMYNLCPTEDSRLNLEREGAKDSTLYVIGNTVVDALRLIQEKHDLNKLETISPDIKKPFALITAHRRESFGGGFQNICTAIRECAIRYPQFYFIYPVHLNPNVKGPVHELLGDIPNVKLIAPIPYLELLTLMKHCEFVLTDSGGIQEEAPSFGKHCIVMREVTERMESVNLGMSELVGTDVAKILGAIQRTVEGNIKHDLVKNPYGDGHASEKILDILTHHTTTIS from the coding sequence TTGAAAACTCTCCTTATTGTTGCCGGTACTCGCCCTGAAATTATTAAGACTATCCCAGTTGTCATAGAAGCTAGAAAGCGAAAAGATATAAAGGTCGTTTATTGCCTTACAGGTCAGCATAAGACTATGGCGATGGAAGCATTGTCCATATTTGGAGTTCAACCAGACGATGATCTTCAGATAATGCGTCCCAACCAAACACTGAATATGATTTGCGAATCTGTGTTTGCCAAACTCCCGCCGGTCATTGAGAAGGTGAAACCGGATATCGTCATGGTACAGGGAGATACCACCACCGCGGCAATGACCGCGATCTGTGCATTTAATATGAAAGTGCAAGTTGCTCACATTGAAGCCGGCCTGCGAACATTTAACATGGACGCACCATACCCTGAAGAATGCAACAGGCGGCTTATTAGTGTTGTATCGATGTATAATTTATGTCCAACTGAGGATTCGCGTCTTAACTTAGAACGAGAAGGAGCAAAGGATTCGACGTTATATGTCATTGGCAATACTGTTGTAGATGCGCTGAGGTTGATACAAGAAAAGCATGATCTGAATAAGCTCGAAACAATATCCCCTGATATAAAAAAGCCGTTTGCACTTATCACTGCTCATAGACGCGAGAGTTTCGGCGGTGGATTTCAAAACATTTGTACAGCAATCCGCGAATGCGCAATTCGATATCCTCAGTTCTATTTTATCTATCCTGTGCATCTCAATCCGAACGTAAAAGGTCCTGTGCATGAATTATTAGGAGATATACCAAATGTAAAACTCATTGCACCAATTCCGTATCTTGAATTGCTTACGCTGATGAAGCATTGCGAATTTGTGCTTACGGATTCCGGAGGTATTCAGGAAGAAGCCCCATCATTTGGGAAACATTGCATTGTCATGCGTGAAGTTACGGAACGGATGGAAAGCGTCAATCTTGGAATGTCCGAGCTTGTCGGTACGGATGTTGCAAAAATCCTTGGTGCAATCCAGCGCACCGTTGAAGGAAACATTAAGCATGATCTTGTTAAAAATCCATACGGCGATGGTCATGCATCGGAAAAGATTTTAGACATTTTGACGCATCACACGACAACGATTTCATGA
- a CDS encoding choice-of-anchor D domain-containing protein: MKTITIKFCLLFSLVFINNSFAQQDSLADVFPLRFGNKWTYSFNNYSYSMGHTSTTDTGTTEYQIISSITSLDSTSWKFRQTRNYTRYWYFNYTNYPPISMNDTSYFQIVEMNRGQHEIYLLTSDWGNEYYIHSVFPFWKYYVYSYNDSSIFSRYLHGDTTKDFIFSKYIGAMTSTQRDIYFRKDIGVIQSTGRISYYGIQGGWWSNNLISFSPSYIGPHLKFPRYITFSALTGIPTDTTITLTCNGTELVRIYSIISTNPSLKITPSFLVMGPMSDAVLSIKHTSPPNGTSLSKIIITSSSVTSPDTIDITIQGRMEAILKTNKQINFGQVFFSRRHLDTTISIINTGNIPLVVDSVNAPISSEWLAYPLLTWDFDRRFVNSGDTAFCKIGLELTARDRYQNTNFSIYSNSKSSPDVIHFSAPICGGAIIFGSHSLSFTADVNGLGGGVLYIVAVMADVIVQRGQPSNPAFKTPNDIPNPISADYHNHTYTDEIQFIPRTAGMHTGYIIYSSRSTEPNDIIPAIDTVWLSGIGMPITMSGESTIDFGSKAIGEYADNIIPISNLTGVPQNITREFLNFDSSFIVPTGPIGTVGPNASIFDTIHFAPKTLGNHAMSIRYMFDDGVTQTGPYKVIISGLCVSPQVVISATNINFGKVRIGEYHDTILTITNLNNIDLEIIRDFSVPDLSYRFALMPIGTIASNSTIFDTIRFNPQSHGNHSIIAIYRFKIGNFQIGPYGISISGYGEKSVITQYSLSQNYPNPFNPGTIISFDVPLTSFVSLKVFDLLGREVATLVNEEMRPGSYEKTFDGRGLASGVYLYKLQSGSFIQTKKLLLLR; this comes from the coding sequence ATGAAAACCATTACTATAAAATTCTGTTTATTATTCTCTTTGGTTTTTATCAATAATTCCTTTGCGCAACAAGATTCTCTTGCAGATGTTTTTCCACTGAGATTTGGTAATAAATGGACTTATAGTTTTAATAATTATTCGTATTCTATGGGCCACACATCTACAACTGATACAGGAACTACCGAGTACCAAATTATTTCTTCTATCACTTCGTTAGATTCGACGAGTTGGAAATTTAGGCAGACGAGAAATTATACCCGTTATTGGTACTTCAATTATACGAACTATCCACCTATTTCTATGAACGATACAAGTTATTTTCAAATAGTGGAAATGAATAGAGGTCAACATGAAATTTATCTATTAACTTCTGATTGGGGTAATGAATATTATATTCATAGTGTATTCCCTTTTTGGAAATATTATGTTTATAGTTACAACGATTCTTCGATATTCTCTCGATATTTACATGGTGATACAACAAAGGATTTTATATTCAGCAAATATATTGGAGCAATGACTTCTACTCAACGTGATATTTATTTTCGTAAAGATATAGGTGTCATACAATCTACAGGTAGGATCTCCTACTACGGAATTCAAGGAGGGTGGTGGAGCAATAATTTAATATCATTCTCACCTTCCTATATAGGCCCTCATCTTAAATTCCCAAGGTATATTACATTCAGTGCACTTACTGGTATTCCAACGGATACAACAATCACTTTAACGTGTAACGGCACAGAACTCGTTCGTATATATAGCATTATAAGTACTAATCCATCGTTAAAGATCACTCCTTCATTCTTGGTTATGGGCCCAATGAGTGATGCTGTATTATCAATCAAGCATACTTCTCCTCCGAATGGAACATCATTATCAAAAATTATCATAACCAGTTCGTCAGTTACCTCTCCTGACACAATTGATATTACAATACAAGGACGTATGGAAGCTATTTTGAAAACAAATAAACAGATCAATTTCGGTCAGGTTTTCTTCTCGCGAAGACATCTTGATACCACAATATCTATTATTAACACTGGTAATATACCACTCGTTGTGGATTCAGTTAATGCGCCTATTTCGTCCGAGTGGCTGGCGTATCCACTATTGACTTGGGATTTTGATCGTAGATTCGTGAATTCCGGGGATACTGCATTCTGCAAAATAGGGTTGGAACTTACGGCTAGGGATCGTTATCAAAACACTAATTTTTCAATCTATTCCAATTCAAAATCATCACCTGATGTTATTCATTTTAGCGCACCAATTTGTGGAGGAGCAATAATTTTTGGTTCTCACTCATTATCATTCACTGCTGACGTCAATGGGCTTGGAGGAGGTGTTTTGTATATAGTAGCTGTCATGGCTGATGTGATTGTTCAAAGGGGGCAACCTTCAAATCCCGCATTCAAAACACCGAATGATATACCAAATCCAATCAGTGCTGATTATCACAACCATACTTATACTGACGAAATTCAATTTATTCCGCGAACGGCAGGTATGCATACTGGCTATATTATTTATTCATCCCGGTCAACAGAACCTAATGATATAATACCTGCAATTGATACGGTTTGGCTTAGTGGAATTGGCATGCCTATTACTATGTCTGGTGAATCTACGATTGATTTTGGAAGCAAGGCTATCGGTGAATATGCGGATAATATTATACCAATTTCTAATTTAACAGGTGTTCCTCAAAATATTACAAGAGAGTTTTTAAATTTTGATTCATCGTTTATAGTGCCGACCGGGCCAATTGGTACGGTCGGACCAAATGCAAGTATCTTTGATACTATTCATTTTGCACCTAAAACTTTGGGTAATCATGCTATGTCAATAAGATATATGTTTGATGACGGAGTTACCCAAACCGGGCCGTATAAAGTTATTATTTCTGGTCTGTGTGTCTCTCCGCAGGTTGTAATCAGTGCCACAAACATTAATTTTGGAAAAGTACGTATCGGTGAATACCATGATACAATACTAACTATAACGAATCTGAATAATATAGACTTGGAAATTATTAGAGATTTTTCTGTTCCTGATCTTTCGTACAGATTTGCTTTGATGCCAATTGGAACTATAGCATCTAATTCGACAATATTTGACACAATTCGATTTAATCCGCAATCTCATGGTAATCATTCAATTATTGCTATCTATCGGTTTAAGATTGGAAATTTCCAGATAGGGCCTTATGGCATAAGTATTTCAGGTTACGGAGAGAAGTCAGTAATTACTCAATATTCTTTAAGCCAGAACTATCCCAATCCATTCAATCCAGGGACAATTATAAGTTTTGATGTTCCTTTGACAAGTTTTGTATCACTGAAAGTCTTCGATCTTCTCGGTAGAGAAGTGGCAACATTGGTAAATGAGGAGATGAGACCGGGAAGTTACGAAAAGACATTCGATGGTCGAGGATTGGCAAGCGGAGTATATTTGTACAAATTGCAATCGGGTAGTTTTATACAAACAAAGAAATTACTACTGCTGCGATAG
- a CDS encoding NAD-dependent epimerase/dehydratase family protein, whose translation MILITGNAGFIGKYLTGVLLEKGETVRGIDIRPRKDILFGFVQVDGNILERSIVRQAMKDVDTMIHLAAEHKDFGVAESDYFRVNEQGTRAILEEASNANIKKLIFYSSVAVYGAQSNTTEETPPVPNNHYGASKLAAERCVTAWAKENSSRTAIIIRPTVVFGPHSKANIFRLIRQVCDGRFLMVGSGENVKSIAYVRNLVDATIYLKDRCEAGLHIFNYADEPHMQTRELVALIASQAGRKPQRLYVPLLLAEAGGYIFDIVGKLTGIDFPLTAARMKKFTVPTFHQADKIRDFGFIPRYSIKEGLDENIKWYKAGGARADDESESSE comes from the coding sequence ATGATACTCATCACTGGCAATGCAGGTTTTATCGGTAAATACCTTACAGGTGTTCTTCTTGAAAAAGGAGAAACGGTTCGCGGTATTGATATCCGGCCTCGAAAAGATATTTTGTTTGGATTTGTTCAGGTCGATGGAAATATTCTCGAGAGAAGTATTGTCCGTCAAGCGATGAAAGATGTAGATACCATGATTCACCTTGCAGCCGAGCATAAAGATTTTGGTGTTGCTGAATCAGATTATTTTAGAGTGAATGAACAGGGAACGAGAGCTATTTTAGAAGAAGCATCGAATGCAAATATTAAAAAGCTCATATTTTACAGCTCTGTTGCCGTGTATGGTGCGCAGTCAAATACAACGGAAGAGACTCCACCTGTGCCAAATAATCATTATGGTGCATCAAAACTAGCCGCCGAAAGATGTGTAACTGCCTGGGCTAAGGAAAATAGTTCGCGAACTGCAATTATTATTCGGCCCACAGTTGTCTTTGGTCCGCACAGCAAAGCAAATATTTTCCGTTTGATTCGTCAAGTTTGCGATGGGCGGTTTTTAATGGTTGGCAGCGGAGAAAATGTCAAATCGATCGCCTATGTTAGAAACTTGGTGGATGCTACGATCTATCTCAAGGATAGATGCGAGGCTGGACTTCATATTTTCAATTATGCAGATGAACCTCACATGCAAACCAGGGAGTTGGTTGCTCTCATAGCTTCCCAAGCAGGGCGTAAGCCGCAGAGACTGTATGTCCCTTTGCTCTTGGCAGAGGCGGGCGGTTATATTTTTGATATAGTTGGAAAGTTGACAGGCATAGATTTTCCTCTCACTGCAGCACGAATGAAAAAATTTACTGTCCCAACATTTCATCAGGCAGATAAAATCCGTGACTTTGGTTTTATTCCCCGGTATTCCATAAAGGAAGGTCTGGACGAGAATATTAAGTGGTATAAAGCTGGTGGAGCAAGAGCGGATGACGAATCAGAATCATCCGAGTAA